A region from the Campylobacter subantarcticus LMG 24377 genome encodes:
- a CDS encoding ferritin → MLSKEVIALLNEQINKEMYAANLYLSMSSWCYEHSFDGAGAFLFEHAREESDHARKLITYLNETDSKVELKEVKKPDSDFKSLLDVFEKTFEHEQSITASINNLVDFMLSSKDYSTFNFLQWYVSEQHEEEALFRGIVDKIKLISDNGNGLYMADQYIKSLINH, encoded by the coding sequence ATGCTATCTAAAGAAGTAATAGCTTTGCTAAATGAGCAAATCAACAAAGAAATGTATGCAGCAAATTTGTATTTAAGCATGAGTTCATGGTGTTATGAGCATAGTTTTGATGGTGCGGGGGCGTTTTTGTTTGAGCATGCAAGAGAAGAAAGCGATCATGCAAGAAAACTCATCACTTATTTAAATGAAACTGATTCTAAGGTAGAATTAAAAGAAGTTAAAAAACCTGATAGTGATTTTAAATCATTGCTTGATGTGTTTGAAAAAACCTTTGAACATGAGCAAAGCATTACCGCTTCTATCAATAATCTTGTGGATTTTATGCTTTCAAGTAAAGATTATTCCACTTTTAATTTCTTACAATGGTATGTAAGCGAACAACATGAAGAGGAAGCGCTTTTTAGAGGCATTGTAGATAAAATCAAGCTCATAAGCGACAATGGTAATGGCTTATACATGGCAGATCAATACATCAAAAGCTTGATCAACCATTAA
- a CDS encoding sensor histidine kinase, with translation MLKIRNFFALFFICFCIFFIGLFYFVNEQYINNTIKSTYEQKLKTLNDTLKFSIIKTLNTNNIQEFSQQTRADFIIKKDGKTISSLDDFDFFKKQFNADFTHEFFNNKEIYYKAYQYEGYKYIIIVYPKINAKIQDFWIKNILIFLLFLAVLTAIYIFIFNFFKKYFQELLLFIKNIKSQSEFHFTKNFFYDLNSLNLRLLKIKKLFYEKELQNKKQAKKIKMKNTQLSNLISAISHELKNPLSVINLSLQSLEKEHNDETMRKFMLEKIHKQSVKINQLTHKLNFVFNLNIISLNEENFDLYALSKNIVENFNESRIKIQGEQTFIKADSFLIEQVIINLISNALKYSQKDIFIEVKNQEFIIQDQGIGIEEKYLKLITKKFYKINTSQNNSFGLGLFLVKKILTLHKSSLKIQSSPQKGSIFSFSIG, from the coding sequence GTGTTAAAAATCAGAAATTTTTTTGCTTTATTTTTTATATGTTTTTGTATATTTTTTATAGGATTGTTTTATTTTGTTAATGAGCAATATATAAACAACACTATAAAAAGCACTTATGAGCAAAAATTAAAAACCTTGAATGATACATTAAAATTTAGCATTATAAAAACACTCAATACAAACAACATTCAAGAATTTTCTCAACAAACAAGAGCAGATTTTATCATCAAAAAAGATGGAAAAACCATCTCATCTTTAGATGATTTTGATTTCTTTAAAAAACAATTTAACGCAGATTTTACACATGAATTTTTTAATAATAAAGAAATTTATTATAAAGCTTATCAATATGAAGGATATAAATACATCATCATTGTTTATCCAAAAATAAACGCAAAAATACAAGATTTTTGGATAAAAAATATTTTGATTTTTTTACTTTTTTTAGCAGTATTAACTGCAATATATATTTTTATATTTAACTTTTTTAAAAAATACTTTCAAGAATTACTTTTGTTTATTAAAAATATAAAGAGTCAATCAGAATTTCATTTTACAAAGAACTTTTTTTATGATTTAAATTCTTTAAATTTAAGATTATTAAAAATAAAAAAATTATTTTATGAGAAAGAATTACAAAATAAAAAACAAGCCAAAAAAATTAAAATGAAAAACACTCAACTTTCAAATTTAATCAGCGCTATTTCACATGAGTTAAAAAATCCTTTAAGTGTTATAAATTTAAGTTTGCAATCTTTAGAAAAAGAACATAATGATGAAACTATGAGAAAATTTATGCTTGAAAAAATTCACAAGCAAAGCGTAAAAATCAACCAACTAACACACAAACTAAATTTTGTTTTTAATTTAAATATCATATCTTTAAATGAAGAAAATTTTGATTTATATGCTTTAAGTAAAAATATTGTTGAAAATTTTAATGAAAGCAGGATTAAAATTCAAGGAGAGCAAACTTTCATAAAAGCAGATTCTTTTCTCATTGAGCAAGTTATTATTAATCTCATTAGCAATGCACTAAAATATAGTCAAAAAGATATTTTTATTGAAGTTAAAAACCAAGAATTTATTATACAAGATCAAGGCATAGGCATAGAGGAAAAATACTTAAAATTAATCACAAAAAAATTTTATAAAATCAATACTAGCCAAAACAATTCTTTTGGACTAGGATTGTTTTTAGTTAAAAAAATACTCACTTTACACAAAAGTTCTTTAAAAATTCAATCTAGCCCACAAAAAGGTAGCATATTTTCTTTTAGTATTGGCTAA
- a CDS encoding cytochrome c family protein has translation MKNLITRFFIVFFALFTPSGFVFAEANGEIGTIEGVKSISLAQAQAMLDQNNTYFFDVNSEQDRQTNGYIPNSISTYVENWQNLLPQDKNANLVFYGLNRFRFEASQAAAVAIELGYKNSVVMLDGIESWVTSGRKVEKIDTVKWEKAKEIIEFKDTIHSRFKFSNTPSCRDCHAQKDKGIRADIAASKNLINQKCATCHEKASNALAKSAHGVQEFLPNQSTENKKEKPSCITCHSIHVSPKHSGIYSQKQLVDQKCAQCHKQKTKTFHMTFHGKGMVLSTPGETPSVATCSDCHGKHNILKSTERSSSLFPINRVQTCQSCHPNSNENFVNWMAHADHGDGENYPGLHGAYIFMTILVISVFVFFGAHTILWCLRLIAMRIKYPKEWKEARKAAHEDRVKVRRFTTLHRIQHFFMAASFLGLAFSGLPQKFYDSPWAKPMIDLMGGDIVHAATIHHISAIVMFAVFFSHIGEIIIVNWKRRDVARDPITGKISFIKVLKATFGPDSLMPNLQDLKDMKDHFKWFFGFGSRPQFDRWTYWEKFDYLAVFWGMFIIGISGLVLWFPTFFGKFLPGEAINIATLLHSDEALLATGFIFAIHFFNTHFRADRFPMDMVIFSGSISEEEIKQERSVWYKRLKESGKLSTLYENKSNSKIYQWLSKFIGFAMLITGLVFLSLMLYTFFNTIL, from the coding sequence TTGAAAAATTTAATTACACGATTTTTTATTGTTTTTTTTGCTCTTTTTACGCCATCAGGATTTGTTTTTGCTGAGGCAAATGGAGAAATAGGAACAATAGAAGGTGTCAAAAGCATTAGTTTAGCTCAAGCTCAAGCAATGCTAGATCAAAATAATACTTATTTTTTTGATGTCAATTCAGAGCAAGATAGACAAACTAATGGTTATATACCTAATTCTATATCAACTTATGTTGAAAATTGGCAAAATTTACTACCGCAAGATAAAAATGCAAATTTAGTATTTTATGGTTTAAATCGTTTTAGATTTGAAGCTTCTCAAGCTGCTGCTGTTGCTATAGAACTTGGCTATAAAAACTCTGTTGTAATGCTTGATGGTATTGAATCATGGGTAACATCAGGTAGAAAAGTCGAAAAAATCGACACTGTAAAATGGGAAAAAGCTAAAGAGATTATTGAATTTAAAGATACGATTCATTCAAGATTTAAATTTAGCAACACTCCTTCTTGTCGTGATTGTCACGCGCAAAAAGACAAGGGTATTAGAGCTGATATTGCAGCAAGTAAAAATCTAATCAACCAAAAATGCGCTACTTGCCACGAAAAAGCAAGCAATGCTTTAGCAAAAAGTGCTCATGGAGTGCAAGAATTTCTACCAAATCAAAGCACAGAAAATAAAAAAGAAAAACCTTCTTGTATAACTTGTCATTCCATCCATGTTAGTCCAAAGCATTCAGGTATTTATTCACAAAAGCAATTAGTGGATCAAAAATGTGCACAATGCCATAAACAAAAAACCAAAACATTCCATATGACTTTTCATGGTAAAGGTATGGTATTAAGCACACCAGGGGAGACTCCAAGTGTTGCTACATGTTCTGACTGTCATGGTAAGCACAATATCTTAAAATCTACAGAGAGAAGTTCAAGTTTATTTCCTATTAACCGTGTTCAAACTTGTCAATCTTGCCACCCTAATTCAAATGAAAATTTTGTAAATTGGATGGCGCATGCTGATCATGGAGATGGAGAAAACTATCCGGGTTTACATGGTGCTTATATTTTTATGACTATTTTAGTTATCTCTGTGTTTGTTTTCTTTGGTGCTCATACTATACTTTGGTGCTTGCGTTTAATTGCTATGCGTATTAAATACCCTAAAGAATGGAAAGAAGCAAGAAAAGCAGCTCATGAAGATAGGGTGAAAGTAAGAAGATTTACCACCTTACATAGAATTCAGCATTTCTTTATGGCAGCTAGCTTTTTAGGGCTTGCTTTTTCAGGTTTACCACAAAAATTTTACGACTCACCATGGGCTAAACCTATGATCGATTTAATGGGTGGAGATATCGTTCATGCAGCTACTATACACCATATATCCGCGATTGTAATGTTTGCGGTGTTTTTCTCTCACATCGGAGAAATTATCATTGTCAATTGGAAGCGTCGCGATGTAGCAAGAGATCCAATAACCGGAAAAATAAGCTTTATAAAAGTCTTAAAAGCGACCTTTGGTCCTGATTCTTTAATGCCAAATTTACAAGATCTAAAAGATATGAAAGATCATTTTAAATGGTTTTTTGGCTTTGGTTCAAGACCACAATTTGACCGCTGGACTTATTGGGAGAAATTTGACTATCTAGCAGTATTTTGGGGTATGTTTATCATCGGTATTTCAGGGCTTGTTTTATGGTTTCCTACTTTCTTTGGTAAATTTTTGCCAGGCGAGGCGATCAACATAGCAACCCTACTTCACTCTGATGAAGCATTGCTTGCTACAGGATTTATTTTTGCAATTCACTTCTTTAATACACATTTTAGAGCAGATCGATTCCCTATGGATATGGTGATTTTCTCAGGAAGTATAAGCGAAGAAGAAATCAAGCAAGAAAGAAGTGTGTGGTATAAACGCTTAAAAGAAAGTGGTAAACTAAGCACTTTATATGAAAATAAAAGTAATTCCAAAATATATCAATGGTTATCTAAATTTATAGGATTTGCGATGCTAATCACTGGCTTAGTATTTTTATCTTTAATGCTTTATACTTTCTTTAACACTATCTTATAA
- a CDS encoding SoxW family protein, with product MFKTILLLSLTCAFFIACSKEEKLDSNLISSGTQFSKENSQKAKDLDKKSYEEIAHLFKDNTNIKSDEKNILIIFSANHCIYCDKLKEEIENDKKLQKMIQDQYSSYYINISYKKIHTFYKNHKSDLSTAELSSIYNIVATPTVVILNQNYQTLLNYPGFISAKRLYATMDFLNKSENQKLDEASIAQKLIHYYKDHNI from the coding sequence ATGTTTAAAACAATACTCTTACTTAGCCTAACTTGTGCTTTTTTTATAGCATGCTCTAAGGAAGAAAAGCTTGATTCTAATTTAATCTCAAGTGGTACGCAATTTTCCAAAGAAAATTCACAAAAAGCAAAAGATCTAGATAAAAAATCTTACGAAGAAATCGCGCATTTATTTAAAGACAATACCAATATCAAAAGCGATGAAAAAAACATCTTAATCATCTTTAGTGCTAATCACTGCATATACTGTGATAAACTAAAAGAAGAAATAGAAAATGACAAAAAATTACAAAAAATGATACAAGATCAATATAGTTCTTATTATATCAACATAAGCTATAAAAAAATTCATACATTTTATAAAAACCACAAAAGCGATCTAAGTACCGCTGAACTTTCTAGTATTTATAATATCGTAGCAACTCCAACGGTTGTAATTTTAAACCAAAACTACCAAACCTTGCTTAATTACCCTGGTTTTATAAGCGCAAAAAGATTATACGCTACTATGGATTTTTTAAATAAAAGTGAAAATCAAAAATTAGATGAAGCAAGCATAGCGCAAAAGCTTATTCATTATTACAAAGACCACAATATTTAA
- the ccsA gene encoding cytochrome c biogenesis protein, whose product MRYFFSFAMSFSLMSVYAIACAVATFIENDYGISAAKALVYDNAWFDMLHLLLGLNLAGVIIYKKLLQKKKYASLLLHFSFIMILIGAGLTRYFGLEGGMHIRENQSSNIIATREELIKITDLDTNTSVEFPISFTPLSQKHFQKTFSFDHQKLTVSSINYTAQKDSVTPASLTLNIHYQNQDKNITLNPNFTDKVATSFYFQNKAFEINWGPRKIELPFALYLEDFILERYLGSMSPSSYTSKIKIIDEKNHIYQNYDIFMNNVLDYGGYRFFQNSYDQDEQGTILSVNKDPGKIPTYIGYTLLILGFLWVLFDKNSRFHRLNVYLKKGQNLTLLTLLFISLHTPLFAQENKNEILNLISNIQKNSYAHSLNFAKLLVQDHNGRIKPLDTLAMEFIHKITQEDDFLNLHYDQIFLAMMIYPNEFRKIKMISTKTKDLRKLIGTNINEKHIAFDDVFDNGVYKLSNYVEEANRKTPSQRTKLDKDLIALDEKINHAYYIYSGQALTILPDINEQSLKWFSPVHVLPFAKEDIERLQMLLVNYFLQTRNGIENNQWQDANEILQSLKDFQLHYGSKILPPKERIELEILLNHYNIFDNLTFIYISFSLVFFVLSFYVILKNTTLSSWVYGFFYIILSICVLIHALALIIRWYVGDHAPWSNAYESMVYIAFACAISAVVFFRKSLLALCGASFLAGIALFVAHLGFMDPQIGNLVPVLKSYWLNIHVSIITASYGFLALCFILGILSLILFVLRNQNNHIDKNILKLHCINEMSMIIGLAMLTIGNFLGGVWANESWGRYWGWDPKETWALISIVVYTMVLHLRFIVKTSFIFAFASASILTFYSILMTYFGVNFFLSGLHSYANGDSFNIPIYVYILTMLILILILLAGRKRNIKTPSF is encoded by the coding sequence ATGCGGTATTTTTTTTCTTTTGCAATGAGTTTTTCACTTATGAGTGTTTATGCTATAGCATGTGCTGTGGCAACTTTTATAGAAAATGACTATGGCATTAGTGCAGCTAAAGCTTTAGTTTATGATAATGCTTGGTTTGACATGCTACATTTATTACTAGGACTTAATTTAGCCGGAGTAATAATCTATAAAAAATTACTACAAAAGAAAAAATACGCGAGTTTACTTTTACATTTTTCTTTTATCATGATACTTATAGGAGCAGGACTTACGCGGTATTTTGGCTTAGAAGGTGGAATGCATATAAGAGAAAACCAAAGTTCTAACATCATAGCCACAAGAGAAGAATTGATAAAAATAACCGATCTTGATACCAATACAAGTGTAGAATTTCCCATCAGTTTTACACCGCTTAGTCAGAAACATTTTCAAAAAACTTTTAGTTTTGATCATCAAAAGCTAACCGTAAGCTCCATTAACTACACTGCGCAAAAAGACTCTGTAACACCTGCGAGCTTAACACTAAATATTCATTATCAAAATCAAGATAAAAATATCACTTTAAATCCAAATTTCACAGACAAGGTGGCAACTTCATTTTATTTTCAAAACAAAGCTTTTGAGATTAACTGGGGTCCAAGAAAAATCGAACTTCCTTTTGCATTGTATTTAGAAGATTTTATACTAGAACGCTACTTAGGCTCTATGAGTCCTTCTTCTTATACTTCAAAAATCAAAATCATAGATGAAAAAAACCACATCTATCAAAACTATGATATTTTTATGAATAATGTTCTTGATTATGGTGGATATAGATTTTTTCAAAACTCATATGATCAAGATGAGCAAGGAACAATACTTTCAGTCAATAAAGATCCTGGAAAAATTCCAACCTATATAGGATATACTTTATTGATCTTAGGATTTCTATGGGTTTTATTTGATAAAAATTCAAGATTTCATCGCCTCAATGTTTATCTTAAAAAAGGACAAAATTTAACATTATTAACTTTGCTCTTTATAAGCTTGCATACTCCACTTTTTGCCCAAGAAAATAAAAATGAGATTTTAAATTTAATCTCCAATATCCAAAAAAACTCATACGCACATTCTTTAAATTTTGCCAAATTACTTGTACAAGATCACAACGGAAGAATAAAACCTTTAGATACTTTAGCGATGGAATTTATCCATAAAATCACCCAGGAAGATGATTTTTTAAATTTACATTATGATCAAATCTTTTTAGCTATGATGATTTATCCTAATGAATTTAGAAAAATCAAAATGATCTCTACTAAAACTAAAGACTTAAGAAAACTAATAGGCACAAATATCAATGAAAAACATATTGCATTTGATGATGTTTTTGACAATGGAGTATACAAGCTTAGCAATTATGTCGAAGAAGCTAATCGAAAAACCCCTTCACAACGCACAAAATTAGACAAAGACTTGATCGCCTTGGATGAAAAAATCAACCACGCTTATTATATTTATAGTGGACAAGCTTTAACTATACTACCTGATATTAACGAACAAAGTTTAAAATGGTTTTCTCCTGTGCATGTTTTACCTTTTGCCAAAGAAGATATTGAACGCTTACAAATGCTTTTAGTGAATTATTTTCTACAAACTCGCAATGGCATTGAAAACAATCAATGGCAAGACGCAAATGAAATTCTGCAATCTCTAAAAGATTTTCAGCTTCACTATGGCAGCAAGATTTTACCACCAAAAGAAAGAATAGAACTTGAAATACTACTAAATCACTATAATATTTTTGATAATCTCACCTTTATTTATATCAGCTTTTCACTTGTATTTTTTGTTTTGAGTTTTTATGTTATATTAAAAAACACCACTTTATCATCTTGGGTATATGGGTTTTTTTATATTATTTTGAGTATTTGTGTGTTAATACATGCACTAGCTTTAATCATTCGTTGGTATGTAGGCGATCACGCTCCTTGGAGTAATGCTTATGAAAGCATGGTTTACATAGCTTTTGCATGCGCGATAAGTGCTGTGGTGTTTTTTAGAAAATCACTCTTAGCCTTATGTGGAGCAAGTTTTTTAGCAGGAATTGCACTTTTTGTTGCACATCTTGGTTTTATGGATCCGCAAATTGGAAATTTAGTTCCTGTTTTAAAATCATATTGGCTTAATATTCATGTATCCATTATAACAGCAAGTTATGGATTTTTAGCGCTTTGTTTTATACTTGGAATTTTAAGCTTAATCCTTTTTGTCCTAAGAAATCAAAACAATCATATCGATAAAAATATCTTAAAACTGCATTGTATTAATGAAATGTCTATGATCATAGGACTTGCGATGCTTACTATAGGAAATTTCTTAGGTGGAGTATGGGCCAATGAAAGCTGGGGGAGATACTGGGGTTGGGATCCAAAAGAAACTTGGGCTTTGATTTCTATTGTAGTTTATACCATGGTATTACACTTAAGGTTTATTGTTAAAACTAGTTTTATTTTTGCTTTTGCAAGTGCTAGTATTTTGACATTTTATAGCATATTAATGACTTATTTTGGAGTAAATTTTTTCCTTTCTGGTTTACATTCTTATGCCAATGGAGATAGTTTTAATATACCTATTTATGTTTATATCTTAACAATGCTCATTTTGATTTTAATACTACTAGCAGGAAGAAAAAGAAATATCAAAACGCCTAGTTTTTAA
- a CDS encoding multiheme c-type cytochrome codes for MKHKLAKAATYACLALGISLSSQSFASSEPRTLDGYVVQEDAFFDYLYKHHPIFKYEKEGRLVGKFTHSDRTENWVVNQNGAKFAKEHDLKQASITYRLPYESFLDFPNKFVGPKKCGECHPAQYASWERSRHAKTVRFPHEMEEVGGADGLKKPMYNSQATILPDGIYPNDVYALIGTPRTKYGFIDRWLVRGTYHVEDGNLSDLSGKLTAGGNQFSRLWSEFLTPEMAQKIATFAPGFPTKMEDFGGNGSQVWGTNSYAASYKEKAVFQPATAYCETCHTFKFDFKSKEEFYKALGNPKELQKHTISKGITCEECHGAGAHLYGARGAGMPSNCERCHQRFSYNETDAKINPRKPFNAYFKSSCPACGTEGAQMYSSAHYDKGMRCNTCHDPHEVTFNDWKSGYTKTKLKKTCKDCHETQASFFKKGGIHAKDNCTACHMPNMMSCENFGAVQNPDKGGFDNVRASHIWNIKVDKTAKTLNPPEGKERSPKVSGWTIARDDEGRFFLDLMWSCGRTSFSDINLMGPGASGCHSPVQSTLPEKLHFSNQEMIYDKVMQWQNPVKEGYEKIRQGIANIDKTFAEKTKLSVEQKSKVLSLTNQAQAIADRLEKDGSWGVHGPAYSKKIIEEALIYIQEAQNILNGK; via the coding sequence ATGAAACACAAATTAGCTAAGGCTGCTACCTACGCCTGTTTAGCTTTAGGTATAAGTTTAAGTTCGCAATCTTTTGCTTCTTCAGAGCCTAGAACTCTTGATGGTTATGTAGTTCAAGAAGATGCATTTTTTGACTATCTTTACAAACACCATCCTATTTTTAAATATGAAAAAGAAGGACGTTTGGTGGGTAAATTTACCCATAGCGATAGAACAGAAAACTGGGTTGTTAATCAAAACGGTGCTAAATTTGCCAAAGAGCATGATTTAAAACAAGCTTCTATTACTTATCGTTTGCCTTATGAGTCTTTTTTAGATTTTCCAAATAAATTTGTAGGTCCAAAAAAATGCGGTGAGTGCCACCCTGCCCAATATGCTTCTTGGGAACGCTCTCGTCATGCAAAAACTGTGCGTTTCCCACATGAAATGGAAGAAGTTGGTGGAGCTGATGGTTTAAAAAAACCTATGTATAATTCTCAAGCTACTATTTTACCTGATGGAATTTATCCTAATGATGTTTATGCTCTTATTGGAACACCAAGAACAAAATACGGTTTTATAGATAGATGGCTTGTGCGTGGAACTTACCATGTTGAAGATGGGAATTTGAGTGATTTAAGTGGTAAATTAACCGCTGGTGGCAATCAGTTTTCAAGACTTTGGAGTGAGTTTTTAACGCCTGAAATGGCGCAAAAAATAGCAACATTTGCTCCAGGTTTTCCTACCAAAATGGAAGACTTTGGCGGAAATGGTTCTCAAGTTTGGGGGACAAATTCCTATGCAGCAAGTTATAAAGAAAAAGCAGTGTTTCAACCTGCAACTGCATATTGTGAAACTTGTCATACATTTAAATTTGACTTTAAAAGTAAAGAAGAATTTTACAAAGCCTTAGGCAATCCAAAAGAACTTCAAAAACACACCATTTCAAAAGGGATTACTTGTGAAGAATGCCATGGGGCTGGAGCTCACCTTTATGGTGCAAGAGGTGCGGGTATGCCATCAAACTGTGAAAGATGCCATCAAAGATTTTCTTACAACGAAACTGATGCTAAAATCAACCCTAGAAAACCATTTAATGCATACTTTAAGTCAAGCTGTCCTGCATGTGGAACGGAAGGTGCACAGATGTATTCTTCAGCACACTATGATAAAGGCATGAGATGTAATACTTGCCATGATCCACATGAAGTAACCTTTAATGATTGGAAAAGTGGATATACTAAAACAAAACTTAAAAAAACTTGTAAAGACTGCCATGAAACACAAGCTAGCTTTTTCAAAAAAGGTGGAATTCACGCAAAAGACAATTGTACAGCTTGCCATATGCCAAACATGATGAGTTGTGAAAACTTTGGTGCGGTTCAAAACCCTGACAAAGGTGGTTTTGATAATGTAAGAGCTTCGCATATTTGGAATATCAAAGTAGATAAAACCGCAAAAACACTAAATCCACCAGAAGGCAAAGAAAGATCTCCTAAAGTAAGTGGTTGGACTATAGCTAGAGATGATGAGGGTAGATTTTTCCTTGATTTGATGTGGAGTTGTGGTAGAACAAGCTTTAGCGATATCAATCTAATGGGACCTGGTGCAAGTGGTTGCCATAGTCCAGTACAATCAACTCTACCTGAAAAACTTCATTTTAGCAATCAAGAAATGATTTATGATAAAGTTATGCAGTGGCAAAACCCTGTTAAAGAAGGCTATGAAAAAATCAGACAAGGCATAGCAAACATTGATAAAACTTTTGCTGAAAAAACTAAACTTTCAGTAGAACAAAAATCAAAAGTCTTAAGCCTAACTAATCAAGCTCAAGCCATAGCTGATAGACTAGAAAAAGATGGATCTTGGGGTGTTCATGGACCTGCTTATTCTAAAAAGATCATAGAAGAAGCGTTGATTTATATCCAAGAAGCACAAAATATCCTAAATGGTAAATAA
- a CDS encoding S24 family peptidase yields MQMNEITDKLKFILQKEGIKNAKDSDVAKILNINPDTFYSMKFRNSIPYKQILHFLNERNININAFFYEDSLESNTPALNLNCNVLKYYDVNASMGGGALNDNVSFSEVIIDEKLSDFFGSKDCDIIPCIGDSMEPEIKDDSLCLVDKSKSFKEGGVFAVNTRDGLFIKQIFKSNKGGVYLHSFNLSYADVHYQNGDFLIVGKVVGTISRI; encoded by the coding sequence ATGCAAATGAATGAAATTACCGATAAACTAAAATTTATACTCCAAAAAGAAGGTATAAAAAACGCTAAAGATTCCGATGTAGCTAAAATACTAAATATCAACCCCGATACTTTCTATAGTATGAAATTTAGAAATTCCATACCTTATAAACAAATACTTCATTTTCTCAATGAAAGAAACATCAACATCAATGCTTTTTTTTATGAAGACTCCCTTGAGAGCAATACTCCAGCACTTAATCTAAATTGTAATGTTTTAAAATATTACGATGTTAATGCCTCTATGGGAGGTGGGGCTTTAAATGATAATGTAAGTTTTTCCGAAGTAATTATAGATGAAAAGCTTAGTGATTTTTTTGGCTCCAAAGATTGCGATATTATTCCTTGTATAGGTGATAGTATGGAGCCTGAAATCAAAGATGATTCTTTATGTTTAGTAGATAAAAGCAAAAGCTTTAAAGAAGGTGGAGTTTTTGCGGTAAATACTCGAGATGGTTTATTTATCAAACAAATTTTTAAAAGCAACAAAGGAGGAGTTTATCTACACTCTTTTAATCTAAGCTATGCTGATGTACATTACCAAAATGGTGATTTTTTAATCGTTGGTAAGGTAGTGGGGACTATAAGTAGAATTTAA
- the lpxD gene encoding UDP-3-O-(3-hydroxymyristoyl)glucosamine N-acyltransferase, translating into MKISEIAKFLGIEYCGDDIEITALNSLNNASFTELSYCDGEKNSKKIASSGAGAILVSKEFENLVSKDCIELVVDNPHLSFALLSKLFAKPLIASEKRQSHIAKSAKIMPNVYIGENVQIANHVVVMAGAYIGDNVSIGEHTIIHPNVVIYNDTKIGKKCHLLANCVIGSDGFGYAHTKNGEHYKIYHNGNVILEDFVEIGACTTIDRAVFESTIIKQGTKIDNLVQVGHNCEIGENCLIVAQSGISGSSILGKNVIMGGQSATSGHLEIGDFATIAARGGVTKSLEGARVYGGFPIMLQKDWLKLQAKIISAYRDKHE; encoded by the coding sequence ATGAAAATTAGTGAAATTGCTAAATTTTTAGGCATAGAATATTGTGGAGATGATATAGAGATTACAGCTTTGAATTCTTTGAATAATGCAAGTTTTACTGAGCTTAGCTATTGTGATGGGGAAAAAAATTCTAAAAAAATAGCCAGCAGCGGAGCAGGGGCTATATTGGTATCTAAAGAATTTGAAAATTTGGTTTCAAAAGATTGTATTGAATTAGTTGTTGACAACCCACATTTATCCTTTGCGCTTTTAAGCAAACTTTTTGCTAAACCTTTGATTGCTAGTGAAAAAAGACAATCTCACATTGCTAAAAGTGCTAAAATCATGCCAAATGTTTATATAGGTGAAAATGTCCAAATAGCTAATCATGTAGTGGTAATGGCAGGAGCTTATATAGGGGATAATGTAAGTATAGGCGAGCATACTATCATTCATCCTAATGTTGTGATTTATAATGATACTAAAATTGGTAAAAAGTGTCATTTGTTAGCAAATTGTGTTATAGGTAGTGATGGTTTTGGTTATGCCCATACAAAAAATGGTGAGCATTATAAAATTTACCACAATGGCAATGTTATTTTGGAAGATTTTGTGGAAATTGGTGCTTGTACGACAATTGATAGAGCAGTTTTTGAAAGCACTATTATCAAGCAAGGTACTAAGATAGACAATCTTGTTCAAGTAGGACATAATTGTGAGATTGGAGAAAATTGTCTTATTGTAGCACAAAGTGGAATTTCAGGTTCGAGTATTTTGGGTAAAAATGTCATTATGGGTGGACAAAGTGCTACAAGTGGTCATTTAGAAATAGGAGATTTTGCTACCATAGCAGCAAGAGGTGGGGTGACTAAAAGCCTTGAGGGTGCTAGAGTATATGGTGGTTTTCCTATTATGCTTCAAAAAGATTGGTTAAAACTTCAGGCAAAAATTATTTCAGCTTATAGGGATAAACATGAGTAA